The Herminiimonas arsenitoxidans genome window below encodes:
- a CDS encoding acyl-CoA dehydrogenase family protein, with translation MTYLCQLFGGCRAGYYSNDINVRRSRLIKIKEMIQMWDFSTDAEFQKKLDWIKVFVEAECEPLDRLFPSAGDCYDVGNKKARAIAKPLMEEVKRQGLWACHLGPELGGQGYGQVKLALMNEILGRSLWAPTIFGTAAPDTGNAEIIAMFGH, from the coding sequence ATGACATATTTGTGTCAATTGTTCGGTGGTTGTCGTGCCGGCTATTACAGCAATGACATTAACGTGCGGCGTAGCCGCCTCATCAAAATCAAGGAGATGATTCAAATGTGGGATTTTTCGACTGATGCTGAATTTCAAAAGAAGCTCGACTGGATCAAAGTGTTCGTTGAGGCCGAGTGCGAACCGCTGGACCGTTTGTTCCCAAGTGCAGGTGATTGCTATGACGTTGGCAACAAGAAAGCACGTGCCATTGCCAAGCCGCTGATGGAAGAAGTCAAACGTCAGGGATTGTGGGCTTGTCACCTTGGACCGGAACTGGGTGGTCAAGGTTATGGTCAGGTCAAGCTGGCCTTGATGAATGAAATTCTCGGTCGTTCGCTGTGGGCTCCGACAATTTTTGGTACTGCCGCTCCTGATACCGGCAATGCGGAAATCATCGCCATGTTTGGCCACTGA